The following proteins are co-located in the Desulfurococcus amylolyticus Z-533 genome:
- a CDS encoding amidohydrolase: MLVTVLQGVKCFINGRIYAGFKPLRVREAVVAAYGRILYVGENEDALSICRMLKGEIVDLGERIILPGFIDSHMHLDSLGLQLATLDLRGVRSIDELKKRIREYNEEKNPGIIIGRGWDQELFDEKRWPTRWDIDEVIGDKPVILIRVCGHAAVLNTKAMGITGLLTKQTSNIVRDESGVATGIVVEDAVGEALSILNGSMSMDARVGLMESALKYASSLGVTTIGFMSCGRYSLEALFTLFQSNGWRYPRIRVYMEPGLFNDVSRLGVKGGFGNEYLRIKGVKLFADGSLGARTAWLSKPYSDKPSVSGRQLISKEELREVLEKASKQGFQVAVHGIGDAAIDLILSVYRELGVSGRIRHRIEHASVIRPDQIEEASRLGIVISVQPHFVISDWWAKERLGSERIKWLYPFKTMTSKGVMLGFSTDSPVEPLNPWETIYAAVTRGRNENIFFYEDTRNEALTLEDALYYYTYGSAYVIGEEEELGSLEEGKLADFIVVDRDPFEVDIDEVRGIKVLETYIGGERIY, from the coding sequence GTGCTGGTGACGGTTTTGCAGGGAGTCAAGTGCTTTATTAACGGAAGGATATATGCTGGGTTTAAACCGTTGAGGGTAAGGGAGGCCGTTGTCGCTGCATATGGCAGGATCCTATATGTTGGGGAAAACGAGGATGCTTTATCTATTTGCAGGATGCTTAAGGGGGAAATAGTGGATCTCGGGGAAAGGATTATTCTACCCGGCTTCATAGACTCACACATGCACCTGGACAGCTTGGGCCTGCAGCTAGCTACACTCGACCTCAGAGGGGTAAGGAGCATAGATGAGTTGAAGAAGAGGATTAGAGAGTATAATGAGGAAAAGAACCCGGGAATCATCATAGGCCGGGGATGGGACCAGGAATTATTCGATGAGAAGAGATGGCCTACACGCTGGGACATAGACGAGGTAATCGGTGATAAACCAGTTATATTAATCAGGGTATGCGGGCATGCAGCAGTATTAAACACTAAGGCAATGGGGATAACTGGTTTACTTACCAAGCAGACATCTAATATAGTAAGGGATGAATCAGGTGTTGCAACCGGCATAGTAGTTGAGGACGCGGTAGGCGAGGCGCTAAGTATTCTTAATGGATCCATGAGCATGGATGCAAGAGTCGGGCTCATGGAGTCCGCGTTGAAATACGCGTCATCACTGGGTGTTACAACAATAGGATTCATGAGTTGCGGTAGATATTCGCTTGAAGCCCTCTTCACATTATTTCAGAGTAATGGATGGAGGTATCCAAGGATTAGGGTATACATGGAGCCAGGCTTGTTCAATGATGTAAGCAGGCTGGGTGTTAAAGGGGGCTTCGGCAACGAGTACCTGAGGATAAAGGGGGTTAAATTATTCGCGGATGGGAGCCTAGGGGCTAGGACAGCCTGGCTATCAAAGCCTTACAGCGATAAGCCATCAGTTAGTGGGAGGCAGCTGATTAGTAAGGAGGAGCTTCGCGAGGTCCTTGAGAAAGCCTCTAAGCAAGGCTTCCAAGTAGCGGTACACGGTATCGGTGATGCGGCAATAGATCTAATACTCAGTGTATACAGAGAACTCGGAGTAAGCGGAAGGATTAGACACAGGATTGAACATGCCTCTGTCATAAGGCCGGATCAAATCGAGGAGGCATCTAGGCTGGGAATAGTCATCTCTGTCCAACCACACTTCGTGATCTCGGATTGGTGGGCTAAGGAGAGACTAGGTAGTGAGAGGATTAAGTGGTTATATCCATTTAAAACCATGACCAGTAAAGGAGTAATGCTAGGTTTTTCCACCGATTCACCGGTTGAGCCATTGAACCCGTGGGAGACGATATATGCGGCTGTTACAAGGGGGAGGAATGAGAATATATTTTTCTACGAGGACACGAGGAATGAAGCATTAACTCTTGAGGACGCCCTCTACTATTATACGTATGGATCAGCATACGTGATAGGTGAGGAAGAGGAACTAGGCTCATTGGAGGAAGGGAAATTAGCAGACTTTATAGTAGTTGACAGAGATCCATTCGAAGTAGACATCGATGAGGTTAGAGGCATTAAGGTATTGGAGACATATATAGGAGGGGAGAGAATATACTAG
- a CDS encoding carbon-nitrogen hydrolase family protein: MSSITIGIVQAGFNDLPAENAGKAIDIVRKNYKEADIVVLPEYSMLNPLKIGDPRLVYSYSETPLTSRYLTEMAKLAGELGVFILVHFIEKTDTPPLTMSTSIIVTDRGEAIPVYSKMHLFDAYGFRESSFFKPGDAPGKIISIKGVKIGFTICYDLRFPELYRITALMGSEIIIVQAGWVKGPHKEEILDKLASIRAHENTVYIVLADQTGDMFVGRSGVFNPWGYRELDLGWREAYVEYTIDASLISEVREKLPVLQQSKNKWEIRLLMQ, from the coding sequence ATGTCATCGATCACGATTGGAATAGTGCAGGCAGGATTCAATGATCTCCCAGCGGAGAACGCTGGTAAGGCTATTGATATAGTGAGGAAGAATTATAAGGAGGCTGATATAGTAGTTCTCCCCGAGTACAGTATGTTGAACCCGTTGAAGATAGGGGATCCAAGACTAGTATACAGCTACTCGGAGACACCGCTTACAAGCAGGTACCTGACTGAGATGGCTAAGCTTGCTGGAGAGCTAGGGGTGTTCATACTGGTACATTTTATAGAGAAAACAGATACTCCACCGCTAACCATGAGCACGAGCATAATAGTGACTGATAGAGGCGAGGCGATACCGGTCTACAGTAAGATGCACTTGTTTGACGCATACGGCTTCAGGGAGTCAAGCTTCTTCAAGCCGGGCGATGCACCGGGTAAGATAATATCGATTAAAGGAGTCAAGATAGGTTTCACGATATGTTACGACCTACGCTTCCCAGAGCTGTACAGGATCACCGCTTTAATGGGCAGCGAGATAATAATCGTGCAGGCAGGCTGGGTGAAGGGACCGCATAAAGAAGAGATACTTGATAAACTAGCAAGCATAAGGGCACATGAGAACACTGTCTACATAGTCCTAGCTGATCAAACAGGCGATATGTTCGTGGGAAGAAGCGGCGTGTTCAATCCGTGGGGCTACAGGGAGCTGGATCTAGGCTGGAGGGAAGCATACGTTGAATACACGATAGATGCATCCCTCATAAGTGAGGTAAGGGAGAAACTACCAGTTCTACAGCAATCGAAGAATAAATGGGAGATAAGGCTGTTGATGCAATAG
- a CDS encoding TIGR00269 family protein, protein MAKCRRCGREAEYRISYAKAWFCREHFIEYFEERVVETIRKYRMIKPGDSVVVAVSGGKDSMSLLTVLVKQARELGIREVIGLHLNLGIGGFSELVESVVREYCERLGVKCHVIHLRDLLGLSISELASKARRPPCSVCGLVKRYIFTVSTMTVNASVLVTGHHLDDVVKYALKNIYVGDYRSLASLKPVSVEEGLPVKARPLISVGERDIETYAKLSGIPYVEAKCPFKHEGDAEKAVRVFISELEESNPGAKLTLLSSISKLIHEYIEPRESRGLTRCSICGMPSSSDVCSFCRLTKKVYGKYMGADVVSKIGKSLNAS, encoded by the coding sequence ATGGCTAAGTGCAGGAGGTGTGGTAGGGAAGCTGAGTACAGGATTTCCTATGCTAAGGCATGGTTTTGCAGGGAGCACTTCATAGAGTACTTCGAGGAGAGAGTAGTCGAAACAATCAGGAAATACAGGATGATAAAGCCCGGCGACAGCGTCGTGGTAGCTGTCTCAGGCGGTAAGGACAGTATGAGCCTCCTCACAGTACTAGTAAAGCAAGCCAGGGAACTTGGTATCAGGGAGGTGATAGGACTCCACCTAAACCTCGGGATAGGCGGCTTCAGCGAACTTGTCGAATCAGTGGTGAGAGAGTACTGTGAAAGGCTTGGAGTTAAGTGCCACGTGATCCACTTGAGAGATCTCCTCGGGCTATCCATCTCTGAGCTCGCCTCGAAGGCGCGGAGGCCCCCCTGTAGTGTCTGCGGGCTTGTTAAACGCTACATCTTCACTGTTTCAACTATGACTGTAAATGCATCTGTACTCGTTACGGGACATCACTTAGACGACGTGGTAAAATACGCGTTAAAGAATATATACGTGGGAGACTATAGGTCCCTCGCCAGCTTAAAGCCTGTTTCAGTGGAAGAGGGGCTACCCGTTAAAGCAAGACCCTTAATAAGCGTTGGTGAGAGGGATATAGAGACCTATGCCAAATTATCGGGGATACCATACGTGGAGGCGAAGTGCCCGTTTAAACATGAGGGCGATGCTGAGAAAGCGGTCAGAGTCTTCATAAGTGAGCTCGAGGAATCCAACCCGGGCGCCAAGCTAACCCTGTTATCCAGTATAAGCAAGTTGATCCATGAGTACATTGAGCCACGGGAATCAAGGGGTTTAACAAGGTGCAGTATCTGCGGTATGCCTTCCTCGAGCGATGTATGCAGCTTCTGCAGGCTGACTAAGAAGGTTTATGGTAAATACATGGGTGCTGACGTTGTATCGAAGATTGGGAAGTCCCTCAATGCTTCCTAG
- a CDS encoding acetate--CoA ligase family protein, with translation MPGKQAVSVSSVIGGEGKLSDLKVFHILESYNIPLASYGFVSTPGEAVEIAEKIGYPVVVKVVSPDISHKSDIGGVRLGLTSSSEVYRAVEEMNRVIQVKAPGARIEGFLVQKMMPKGVEVIIGSLNDAVFGGVVMFGLGGIFTEVFRDVSFRVAPIDVREALEMIEELRASSIFNGYRGIPPVNKHALADILVKVSHLIVENPWIDSMDLNPVIAYPDKAVVVDARIIVRR, from the coding sequence ATGCCTGGAAAACAAGCTGTTTCAGTCTCTAGTGTGATTGGTGGAGAGGGTAAGCTATCTGATTTAAAGGTTTTCCATATCCTCGAATCATATAATATACCTCTAGCATCATACGGGTTTGTATCAACTCCGGGGGAAGCCGTTGAGATAGCTGAGAAGATAGGTTACCCAGTGGTCGTCAAGGTGGTTTCACCCGATATAAGCCATAAGAGCGATATCGGGGGCGTTAGACTGGGTTTGACGAGTAGTAGTGAGGTATACAGAGCTGTCGAAGAGATGAACAGGGTTATCCAGGTTAAGGCGCCGGGTGCTAGGATTGAGGGATTCCTAGTGCAGAAGATGATGCCTAAGGGTGTCGAGGTAATCATTGGCTCACTTAATGACGCGGTCTTCGGCGGTGTCGTGATGTTCGGCCTTGGCGGTATCTTCACAGAGGTCTTCAGGGATGTCTCATTCAGGGTAGCACCAATAGATGTCAGGGAGGCGTTGGAGATGATCGAGGAGCTGAGGGCGTCCAGTATATTCAACGGGTACCGCGGCATACCCCCAGTTAATAAGCATGCGTTGGCTGATATATTGGTTAAGGTATCCCACCTGATAGTAGAGAATCCCTGGATAGACTCGATGGATTTAAACCCGGTGATAGCATACCCTGATAAAGCTGTAGTGGTTGATGCTAGGATAATAGTACGCAGGTAG
- the iorA gene encoding indolepyruvate ferredoxin oxidoreductase subunit alpha translates to MSSLNPLKALPGTKLALMGNEAIARGAVEAGVYVVTGYPGTPSSEVIMTIQRYGGDLGIYVEWAVNERVAFEIALGAAISGARALATMKAPGLNVASDPVISAAYSGVDGGLVILVADDPGPHTTQTEQDDRWFAKLAKLPTISPSSPQEAKDYARVAFEISEELMLPVMLLTTTRVNHAVGEVILGEFKEPRRYKGFKRDPPRYVRAGMKWNLERHKWVDQQLSRVEEVTGKHGLNRVEGSGDLCIVTGGAAYNYVVEAVESLGLSGMTRILKLGLIHPLPARFILENIEGCRKILVVEELDPFIEEELAKMLYRAGLHIEILGKHAGWLPFEGELNPVIVREFIARATGVRETGGAEPVKPGVEIPERPPPLCPGCPHRFTFIALRSALLRNGFKPSDIPVFGDIGCYALSVNPPLNSIWTEHSMGASISMAMGLKIAGFEKPVVAVIGDSTFFHAGIPSLIEAVHKRVDMLVLILDNDIVAMTGHQSTPAWSRTETGRETRGISILELVKAIGVDNVAVVDPYNLKEAERIIGEYLVRKGVNVVIAKHPCALEERRTKHVEPYVVDAEKCTGCRACIASTGCPAIIMVEGKAYIIEEDCNGCGLCVRYCQYNAIVRRER, encoded by the coding sequence ATGAGCAGCTTAAACCCTTTAAAGGCTCTCCCCGGCACCAAGCTAGCATTAATGGGTAATGAAGCCATCGCCAGGGGTGCCGTAGAGGCAGGCGTCTACGTTGTAACCGGTTACCCCGGTACACCCAGCAGCGAGGTTATAATGACCATACAGAGATATGGGGGCGATCTAGGGATATATGTTGAATGGGCTGTGAACGAGAGAGTAGCCTTCGAAATAGCCCTCGGAGCAGCCATCAGCGGCGCCCGCGCGCTCGCGACGATGAAGGCTCCTGGATTAAACGTTGCATCAGACCCTGTTATCTCAGCTGCTTACAGTGGTGTTGACGGCGGGTTAGTGATCCTGGTAGCCGATGATCCGGGTCCCCATACAACCCAGACTGAACAGGATGACAGGTGGTTCGCTAAGTTGGCCAAGCTCCCTACTATCTCTCCATCTAGCCCCCAGGAAGCCAAGGATTACGCGAGGGTAGCATTCGAGATAAGCGAGGAATTAATGCTCCCCGTAATGCTTCTGACGACGACGCGGGTGAACCATGCCGTTGGGGAAGTTATCTTAGGCGAGTTCAAGGAGCCGAGGAGGTATAAGGGGTTTAAGAGGGACCCGCCGAGATACGTAAGGGCTGGGATGAAGTGGAATCTTGAAAGACATAAATGGGTTGACCAGCAACTCTCCAGGGTCGAGGAGGTTACGGGAAAGCATGGTTTAAACAGGGTTGAGGGGAGCGGGGACCTCTGTATTGTCACAGGGGGTGCAGCCTACAATTACGTTGTCGAAGCCGTTGAATCCCTCGGTTTATCTGGCATGACTAGAATACTTAAACTAGGCTTGATACACCCTCTCCCAGCCAGGTTCATACTGGAGAACATAGAGGGCTGTAGGAAAATACTTGTGGTTGAGGAACTGGACCCCTTCATAGAGGAAGAGCTGGCCAAGATGCTCTACAGGGCCGGGCTACATATAGAGATCCTGGGTAAGCATGCTGGCTGGCTCCCCTTTGAAGGCGAGTTAAACCCTGTAATAGTTAGGGAATTCATAGCCAGGGCTACTGGTGTGAGGGAGACTGGGGGCGCTGAGCCGGTGAAACCAGGTGTAGAGATACCTGAGAGACCGCCCCCATTATGCCCTGGATGCCCTCATAGATTCACGTTTATAGCGTTACGCTCAGCACTACTGAGAAACGGGTTCAAGCCCAGCGATATACCTGTATTCGGGGATATTGGTTGCTACGCGCTCTCAGTGAACCCCCCGCTTAACTCTATATGGACTGAGCACAGTATGGGCGCGAGCATATCGATGGCGATGGGGTTGAAGATAGCTGGCTTCGAGAAACCCGTGGTCGCCGTCATAGGTGATTCAACATTCTTTCACGCCGGCATCCCCTCGTTGATCGAGGCTGTTCACAAGAGGGTTGACATGCTTGTCTTGATACTGGACAATGACATAGTCGCTATGACTGGTCATCAGTCAACCCCGGCATGGAGCAGGACTGAGACGGGTAGGGAGACAAGGGGGATCAGTATACTGGAGCTGGTGAAGGCTATAGGCGTTGACAATGTCGCCGTAGTTGATCCATACAATCTGAAGGAGGCTGAGAGGATCATAGGCGAGTACCTCGTTAGGAAAGGTGTAAACGTGGTGATAGCTAAACACCCATGTGCCCTTGAGGAGAGGAGGACAAAGCATGTAGAGCCCTATGTGGTTGACGCGGAGAAGTGCACAGGGTGCAGGGCATGTATTGCTTCAACGGGGTGTCCAGCAATAATCATGGTTGAAGGCAAGGCGTATATCATAGAGGAGGATTGCAATGGATGCGGTTTATGCGTTAGATACTGCCAATACAACGCAATAGTAAGGAGGGAGAGGTGA
- a CDS encoding flavodoxin family protein, producing the protein MSDDVVIIYVSVHHGNTEKIAKAISSILGARLVKPWEIQPDEVVEYKLAGFGSGIYYWRHHTALIRLAEKLPPAPGKMAFIFSTAGIPLKMINHRALKKILVGKRYRLIGDFTCRGWDTNGVLARIGGLNKGHPNEKDLEKAVKFALRLKRILEEKNN; encoded by the coding sequence ATGAGTGATGACGTCGTGATTATCTACGTATCCGTTCACCACGGGAACACTGAGAAGATCGCCAAGGCTATATCCAGCATCTTGGGTGCTAGACTAGTTAAGCCCTGGGAGATACAGCCAGACGAAGTAGTTGAGTACAAGTTAGCGGGCTTCGGATCAGGTATATACTACTGGAGACATCATACTGCACTCATAAGGTTGGCTGAGAAGCTTCCGCCGGCACCAGGTAAAATGGCCTTTATATTTTCCACGGCTGGAATACCATTAAAGATGATTAATCACAGAGCCTTGAAGAAGATACTTGTCGGGAAAAGATACCGGCTCATCGGAGACTTCACCTGCAGAGGTTGGGATACAAATGGTGTGCTAGCAAGGATCGGCGGCTTAAACAAGGGCCACCCTAATGAAAAAGACCTTGAGAAAGCCGTGAAGTTCGCGCTTAGATTAAAAAGGATTCTAGAAGAGAAAAATAATTAA
- a CDS encoding indolepyruvate oxidoreductase subunit beta, which produces MSNKVFNILIAGIGGQGGLTLSRILAEAAVKTGFSVKTGETLGMAQRYGSVVSFVRIGGNTYSPIFGSGEADVLLGLELTESVRNMRYLRHRGLIIVADEYRPPSMASITGRAPSRSVLLAELARYNAVVVPARKIAVEAGNPRALNMVLLGVLNAATNILPHHVVEDTIRSIIRGEAGEKSVRAYYEGHKWFKNHR; this is translated from the coding sequence GTGTCCAATAAGGTGTTCAATATATTAATAGCGGGTATCGGCGGGCAGGGAGGCTTAACGCTCTCAAGGATACTTGCTGAGGCAGCTGTTAAAACCGGCTTCTCCGTTAAGACAGGTGAGACCCTCGGAATGGCTCAGAGATACGGTAGCGTTGTGAGCTTCGTGAGGATAGGTGGTAACACGTACTCACCGATATTTGGTAGTGGCGAGGCAGATGTATTACTCGGCTTAGAGTTAACGGAGAGTGTTAGGAACATGAGGTATTTGAGGCATCGTGGATTAATAATCGTAGCCGATGAATACAGGCCGCCATCAATGGCCAGTATAACTGGTAGAGCACCCTCGAGAAGCGTCCTGCTAGCCGAGCTAGCCAGGTATAATGCTGTCGTGGTGCCAGCAAGGAAGATAGCCGTGGAGGCTGGCAACCCAAGAGCATTAAACATGGTACTGTTAGGGGTGCTCAATGCAGCCACGAATATACTGCCCCACCATGTAGTCGAGGATACGATAAGAAGCATAATTCGTGGAGAGGCAGGGGAGAAATCTGTAAGAGCCTATTACGAGGGCCACAAATGGTTTAAAAACCATCGTTAA